The stretch of DNA ctaTGACCAAAATATGTGACAGGGCTTCAGAGctttggttacattttttatcattacttCTCAGCTGCACTTCTTGACCTTGTTTTTATggtcaaaatgcaaaacacaacacGACCAGGTCAGCATCTACTGGTCTCCAGCTTTGATAAGCCCCCATCATCGTTATGTCGTCTAAGAATTTGGATGCAGGAAGGgattatttgaaataataaaacagaatatgtcttcatttttctccaCGTAACGTTACATGCAAAAATCTTAAAATTGGGACTTGTGGTTGTTAGTTTGCTTCCTGCACTCCTGTTGAATGCTTCCAAAAAACAGTAGGTTCATCAGTTCAGTCTGGTGACACCTCCATTTTCAATCGCTCCTCATCACAGGCTACTGTAAGGTCTCCCTCACAGAATGCATGCATTACTGTCACCTTAACACCAGGTAAATAATGTCTctcttttaaatgaacacatccGGTAAGTGAACCATTTGGTTAAGACGGTAAGTTGGATGGGTGTTAAGCAGCTTTCAGCGTGCGAAAATCGCAGTTATGAACGTCACCTTTTTgggagagtaaaaaaaaaaaaatgtaaagacaagTCACATGCTCACGCTCGACTCTGTCCAGCCCGGGGAGCTTTCGCTCTTGATGGCGGACGCTGTCCTTCGCGGGGACTGCTTTGCTCCAAAAAGTTTGCAGGCTGCCATCCTGTACTTCTTCGACATGATGTTGTAGAGTATGGGATTGATGGCGGCGCTCAGGTAGAAGAGCACGAAGGAGACCAGGTTGCAGTACTGGCTTATCAGGGACATCAGAGGGGAGCCGGCCTCCGCCGACTTGGAAATCAAATAGCGGCCCACGTGAAACGGCagccagcacagcacaaaagcGAACACCACCACGGCTGCAAAGAAAGGagacaggaaaataaatgacaatttcATGTTAATTGTGATTCATTGTCATCGCAAGCGCCtccattattgcattttttctgcatACAACAAACAACCAAATTGAGGGATAAAACAGAAAACTTGGCTTGGCTGCGCAGGCCATAATTAAGATTTATGGCCCTGTCGGCAACGCTGCCTAACCCTGGCCCTGGCGGACCAAAGTGCTTTAATTCCGACCTGGCACCATGCATTTAACCATCTGATTCCACTAATCATCTCACTGATTGAACCAATTTGCCTCCACTACCTGGTTCCGAAAGTGTTTGTTGATAAAAGCAGATGGGAAAAATTCACTGGACTGAAGCCCTACAGATCTAAAGTAGCATTAATGTCAGTAGGCTGATTTCCCATATGTTAACGTACTAGCAAGAGGGGTTTGTTTACTTTTAGATCCATATACACTAACCtcctttaaaatgattaaattctGTTGTGTACGACAGCCGTCCATACCATAATAATACGTATTCATATTGGTTGATGAATAtataagtcattctggataagagcatctcctaagcAATTGGAATGGAAATTTTTGCCCTACTTGATTCACCTAAAGCATTAAGCCTACTCTTGTTGTTTTACATGTAGATATCAATAGGAgattcaaattaatttaaaagaaaacctGTGACTTAATGAGTATTACAAAATAAGACATAAGGGATGATGTCTCTTTGGATGTAGAAGCAAATGGCCTTTTCGAGGCTTATTTGTACACGTTTGGTTTGTTTGGTGCTCTTTTATCAATATGAATACAATAACATGCTACACCTAAATGGTAAATATGATGTCACACCTGCCAGTGTTATTGGGGCAATTTAGCTACTCTCTGGTTCCACAGTGGTTAAAGGCAGGGATTGTAAGCAGCTGATCCCGTGTTCAAAATTCTGCTATTGTGCATACACTTGATCAGACTCTACGGGGTAGCAGAACAAAACGACAGGAACTCAAAAGGCaaagtaaatatataatacagAAAGGAGGAACCCCTGAAATGTAAAGAGGGGACGTTTGTAGACGGATGTGTGCAATAGTTGACCTCAAAGTCCTCTCTTTGCAAATCAAGTCATCTTTATTTTCAATACATACGTTTGTGATGGTCTTTTAATCCAAATAACTTAAGTAGGCTACATATTCAGCTTGTACACACTGATATTTCGAAATGCAAACTATGTCGGTCTTCCGTGGTATGAATACAGAAATTCAAAATCATGCAGAAAAACTTTACATTGCAATATCTGAGCATATCTGCctattgattattttttaaaagtgcatGTCTGGATTTCAGTTTTTGGCTGTTTGCATATTGTTGTCTTGCTGGTTACGCCATGTAGAACATTTGAGATTTAAATAGCTTTATGATTCGAAAATATTAAATGGCGGTTTTTAAGTGTACATATTTGTGCCTTTATTACAAAAGTGTGTCGTAAAATATGCTGAAGCAAAATGTGAGGGCAATGaagcatcaaaaaaaaagagtcagaCTATTTCACTGCGCTCATCTTCGGCTGCATTCACCACTGATCAGCGCTGTTGGTCGTAGGCTACTCCGCAAATCCAATTGCTTAACTTTAATCAAAGACCACCTCTCACCAAATCGACGAATGAAAATTCAGATAAACATAATCATGACGACCGCGCACAGGCGCGATAGTCTTTAGATTGTTGCCGCGAGTCATTAAATATGGTCATTCAATATCTTTAAGAGCCCCATACATGAAACACGATCTTGACATGAACGCAGACTGTgttgttacattattttcagatcAGGCCGGTTTGAATTAACTGTGCAAAGAACTGATGCATTAATTGTCAGCCGTTCTCATGGGCTATGCGCACGCTGATGCCGCGATGCGCCCTGGTGGCAAATGTTTGCAGTGACGGTGTCTTCGTGTTGGAACGTATCAATGTCCCTCTGCTTGGGGGAAAGCAAAGACGCAGCGACCCCGACTTTCGTTTGTGAGGACGAAAGAATAACTTTGGAAAGACTAGCGTAATAAACgataaacaggaaaacaaatacTATGAATGCTGTGAAACGTGAGTTTGTCAGATGAACAGCATTACTCGCTGTCTCCCCAATTGCTGTAACGAAAATACCATGGTAAACTTCTGTCATTACtatgtatttattgaatttacTTACCCGCTTACATAAAATCGATACTACATTCAGACCCAACGATATTGAATTGACTTCACAGTCTGACCTAACCACAACATGCTATCAACTTGCCACTGAGTATTGTGCGCCTATTTATGATTTTAGGAGATTTTATGATTTCttttatcacagaaaaatgttttataagaCCTTAATATGTCTATGTCCAGGgtacattaataatgcattagTTTATATATTAGACCTGTAGAAGTTAGGCTCTTACCCAGCATCTTTAcagtttgtttattgtttttgtcGCGACTTGACATGTTGGGTCCGATTGTCTCCTTTTTCCTCCGCCACAACTTTCTCCCAATAAGGCTGTACAGCACAGTCAGGCAGAACACGGGCAAAAAGAAGAAGATGCTGGAAACCCACACCATGATGGTAAGGAGTCCCGATCGGATGGCGTACTCCGTCGCTTTGCATTCGTTCGTCTCCCAGGAGTTGGTTCCGTTCTCGTGCTCCACGCCGACGAGGACGAATATGGGTCCCGCGCTCAAGAAAGCCACAATCCAGAGGGCGAAGATGACACACCTCACCCGACCCTTTGTCACCACCACCTTCGCCTTGAGGGGAAAACAAATGGCGAAGTACCTCTCCACGCTCAGCGCGGTGATGTTCAGGATGGTGGAGTAGGTGCAGCTCTCGCTGACGAACTGAAAGAGTTTACAAAGCATGTCCCCGAAATTCCACGGACGGTACCGCCAGATTCTGTACAGGTCGAGAGGCATGCAGAGGAAAATCAGTAAATCCGAGAATGCCATGCTCGACAGGTACAGATTTGTGGTCGTCCTCATGTCCTTGTACTTGGTGACCACCAGAATGGTCATTAAATTCCCCGTAACTCCAACAAGAAAGAGGATGGTGCAGGTGACGGTTATCCCGGTTAGAATGGGCACTGGGAAAAGGTTCAACGGAAACTCGTTCCCCCAGTTAGTTTCGTTGTCAGTCGTACTGCAGTTTAAAGGACAGCCACTATGGTCCGTCCAGTTATGCATCCTGGTGGTTACAAACTGGATCGGGACGAGTCAGATGTTAGCAGTTCCGCAGTTTGAAAGACGCGTGGACCGCAAGCGCTTCGCTGGCTCATCTCCACGGGAAAGTGGAGCGTCTCCTCTGAATGATGAATCAGGCGCAAAGCCGTAACACTTATATATACAAAGTTTTACGATGCGGGGAGTCCTTCGCGGTACATCTGCGCGAGAACTGGCCGAAGTTTCCTTTGCCCTTTTTTCTTTAGTAACGATTAAATCCTCCAAATCCTTCGTAACCTTGTGACTGGACTTTGGCATTTAAGATATATGTTGTATTATATGAGCAGCTAAGTGCTCATATATTATCCCCTCTCTCAGCAGTCgcatttagtaaaaaaaaaaaaaaagaataaataaataaataataaatgcgTAAATAAATAGAGGCTACATagtgtaatttgcattttttttaatgttacttCAAAGAAACAGTTAGCCTATCCAGCTGTCCAAATATTCTTGATTATTGCCCCAGTGCCCTTTAAGTTCCactttattaattacatttgaaagTCAAAGCAGGTATAGATTGCATCAGGCTTATGTCTTCGAGAGCTTCTGTTCCCTCCACTGTCAAGAGTCCTCTCTAGCTGCTCTGGGGGATCGCTTCAACGCCATCAAGCGGGCACATGCGCAGAGTTCTGAGA from Megalops cyprinoides isolate fMegCyp1 chromosome 20, fMegCyp1.pri, whole genome shotgun sequence encodes:
- the LOC118795884 gene encoding growth hormone secretagogue receptor type 1-like, with protein sequence MHNWTDHSGCPLNCSTTDNETNWGNEFPLNLFPVPILTGITVTCTILFLVGVTGNLMTILVVTKYKDMRTTTNLYLSSMAFSDLLIFLCMPLDLYRIWRYRPWNFGDMLCKLFQFVSESCTYSTILNITALSVERYFAICFPLKAKVVVTKGRVRCVIFALWIVAFLSAGPIFVLVGVEHENGTNSWETNECKATEYAIRSGLLTIMVWVSSIFFFLPVFCLTVLYSLIGRKLWRRKKETIGPNMSSRDKNNKQTVKMLAVVVFAFVLCWLPFHVGRYLISKSAEAGSPLMSLISQYCNLVSFVLFYLSAAINPILYNIMSKKYRMAACKLFGAKQSPRRTASAIKSESSPGWTESSVSM